Proteins from one Mycolicibacter virginiensis genomic window:
- a CDS encoding SulP family inorganic anion transporter has translation MLTAQANFKSRIKSRTAWSRSILRYDLPASLVVFLVALPLSLGIAVASGAPVLAGLIAAIVGGLVVGALGGSPLQVSGPAAGLTVIVADLVGRFGWKVTCAITVGAGVLQVLLGLSRVARAALAISPVVVHAMLAGIGITITLQQLLVLLGGRSASSAWENLANLPEGLIESHGAEPILGILVIIIMLAWRSVTGPLGRIPGPLVAIAGATVLSLVFSLEVRRITLDGSLLDAVQLPELPHGNWAAAFVGVVTVALIASVESLLSAVSVDRMHTGRRTDFNRELIGQGTANVASGLLGGLPITGVIVRSATNVNAGAKSRASAFLHGVWILLFALPFAGLVQQIPTAALAGLLITVGVQLIKMIHIETAWRSGDLIVYVVTVAGVVFLNLLHGVLIGLALAMALTGWRVIRVKVTAVGSGDEWLVTVSGTCTFLALPRLTNVLAQIPAGTHVTLAIKTTYIDHAAEQAIEDWLRQHCATGGTVLVPSESSSAAEAACVTCAPSKLG, from the coding sequence ATGCTGACCGCGCAAGCCAACTTCAAGTCACGAATCAAGTCACGAACAGCCTGGTCCCGCTCAATTCTGCGGTATGACCTGCCTGCCTCCCTGGTGGTGTTTCTGGTCGCTCTGCCGCTGTCACTGGGTATCGCCGTGGCCTCCGGCGCACCGGTGCTGGCCGGTCTGATCGCCGCAATCGTCGGCGGCCTCGTCGTCGGCGCCCTGGGCGGGTCACCGCTGCAGGTCAGCGGGCCGGCGGCCGGGCTGACAGTCATCGTCGCCGATCTGGTCGGGCGCTTCGGCTGGAAGGTGACGTGCGCTATCACCGTCGGCGCCGGGGTACTGCAGGTGCTCCTGGGCCTGAGCCGGGTGGCGCGGGCCGCCCTGGCGATCTCGCCGGTCGTGGTGCACGCGATGCTGGCCGGAATCGGCATCACGATCACCCTGCAGCAGCTGCTCGTCCTCCTCGGTGGCCGGTCGGCGAGTTCGGCCTGGGAGAACCTCGCCAACCTGCCGGAAGGGCTGATCGAGTCCCATGGCGCCGAGCCGATCCTGGGCATCCTGGTAATCATCATCATGCTCGCCTGGCGATCGGTGACGGGCCCCCTGGGCCGGATACCCGGGCCGCTGGTCGCGATCGCCGGAGCAACGGTGCTGTCCTTGGTCTTCTCGCTCGAGGTGCGTCGCATCACCCTGGACGGATCACTGCTGGACGCCGTGCAGCTGCCCGAGCTGCCGCACGGCAACTGGGCTGCCGCCTTCGTCGGAGTGGTCACCGTGGCGTTGATCGCCAGCGTCGAAAGCCTGCTCTCGGCGGTGTCGGTGGACCGGATGCACACCGGGCGGCGTACCGATTTCAACCGCGAACTGATCGGGCAAGGCACCGCCAACGTCGCCTCGGGCCTGCTGGGCGGCCTGCCGATCACCGGGGTGATCGTCCGCAGCGCCACCAACGTGAATGCCGGCGCCAAGTCGCGGGCGTCAGCGTTCCTGCACGGCGTGTGGATCCTGCTGTTCGCGCTGCCGTTCGCCGGCTTGGTGCAGCAGATTCCCACTGCTGCGCTGGCGGGCCTGCTGATCACCGTCGGAGTTCAGCTGATCAAGATGATTCACATCGAGACGGCCTGGCGCAGCGGCGATCTCATCGTCTACGTGGTGACGGTGGCCGGCGTGGTGTTCCTCAACCTGCTCCACGGGGTGCTGATCGGGCTGGCGTTGGCGATGGCGTTGACCGGGTGGCGGGTGATCCGGGTGAAGGTCACCGCCGTGGGCAGCGGTGACGAGTGGCTGGTGACCGTGTCGGGCACGTGCACCTTCCTGGCTCTCCCCCGGCTGACCAACGTACTGGCACAGATTCCCGCCGGCACGCACGTCACGCTTGCCATCAAGACCACCTACATCGATCATGCCGCCGAGCAAGCCATTGAAGATTGGCTGCGGCAGCATTGCGCTACCGGCGGCACGGTGCTGGTTCCCAGTGAATCGAGCTCCGCGGCGGAAGCAGCATGCGTCACGTGCGCACCATCGAAGCTGGGGTGA
- a CDS encoding NAD(P)H-dependent glycerol-3-phosphate dehydrogenase, with protein MPAATRTPNVVVLGGGSFGTTVASICSRRAPTLQWVRSEATAADINDNHRNSRYLGNDVELSSTLRATTDFAEAAHCADVVVMAVPSHGFRGVLEELATELRPWVPVVSLVKGLEQGTNMRMSQIVDEVLPGHPAGILAGPNIAREVAEGYAAAAVLAMPDPGLACELASLFRTKRFRVYTTDDVVGVEMAGALKNVYAIAVGMGYSLGIGENTRAMVMSRSVREMSKLGEAMGGARDTFAGLAGMGDLIVTCTSQRSRNRYVGEQLGSGKPIDEIIASMNQVAEGVRAASVIMKFAAQYGLSMPIAREVDGVINHGSTVEQAYRGLIAEAPGHEVTGSGF; from the coding sequence ATGCCTGCTGCAACTCGTACACCCAATGTTGTCGTGCTCGGAGGCGGATCGTTCGGTACCACGGTGGCGTCCATCTGCTCGCGCCGTGCACCGACGCTGCAGTGGGTGCGATCGGAGGCGACCGCCGCCGACATCAATGACAACCATCGCAACAGCCGTTACCTGGGCAACGATGTCGAACTGTCCAGCACGTTGCGCGCCACCACCGATTTCGCCGAAGCCGCGCACTGCGCCGACGTCGTCGTGATGGCGGTACCGTCACACGGCTTCCGCGGAGTGCTCGAGGAGTTGGCCACCGAGCTACGCCCCTGGGTGCCGGTGGTGTCACTGGTCAAGGGCCTGGAGCAGGGCACCAACATGCGGATGTCCCAGATCGTCGACGAGGTGTTGCCCGGCCATCCGGCCGGCATCCTGGCCGGCCCGAACATCGCCCGCGAGGTCGCCGAGGGCTATGCCGCGGCGGCGGTGCTGGCCATGCCCGACCCCGGCCTGGCCTGCGAGCTGGCGTCGCTGTTCCGCACCAAGCGATTCCGGGTCTACACCACCGACGACGTGGTCGGGGTCGAGATGGCCGGCGCGCTGAAGAACGTCTACGCGATCGCGGTCGGCATGGGCTACTCGCTGGGAATCGGGGAGAACACCCGGGCCATGGTGATGTCGCGTTCGGTGCGTGAGATGTCCAAGCTCGGCGAGGCGATGGGCGGAGCCCGCGACACCTTCGCGGGCCTGGCCGGGATGGGCGACCTGATCGTCACCTGCACCAGCCAGCGCAGCCGCAACCGTTATGTCGGCGAGCAGCTGGGCTCCGGCAAGCCGATCGACGAGATCATCGCTTCGATGAATCAGGTGGCCGAGGGTGTGCGGGCTGCCAGCGTGATCATGAAGTTCGCCGCACAGTACGGGCTGAGCATGCCGATCGCCCGCGAGGTCGACGGCGTGATCAACCATGGCTCCACGGTGGAGCAGGCCTACCGTGGGCTGATCGCCGAAGCGCCCGGACATGAGGTGACCGGCTCTGGCTTCTAA
- a CDS encoding SDR family NAD(P)-dependent oxidoreductase produces MSPNTTRLAGRTALITGSTAGLGAGIATALAEAGASVLISGRDPKRGADVVQHIESAGGRAAFIGADLGAGGPEITRLAADATAAAGGSIDILVNNAAMLLMPSPTAEVPEQQIRDAFAINVFAPFLLTGALAPAMAQRGSGVIVNVGSISGLIGSANSALYSATKATVHSLTKSWADEYGPSGVRVNTVAPGPIRTERDAEFEEHVAPVLARIPSRRMSTVAEVASAVVFLASDDAANIHGTTLSIDGGWSAV; encoded by the coding sequence ATGAGTCCAAACACTACGCGGCTTGCAGGCCGCACAGCCTTGATCACCGGATCTACCGCCGGGCTGGGGGCCGGTATCGCCACCGCGCTGGCCGAGGCCGGCGCGTCGGTCCTCATCAGCGGGCGCGATCCGAAGCGCGGCGCCGACGTCGTGCAGCACATCGAATCAGCGGGAGGCAGGGCCGCGTTCATCGGCGCCGATCTGGGCGCCGGCGGACCCGAGATCACCCGACTGGCCGCCGACGCGACAGCCGCCGCGGGCGGTTCGATCGACATCCTGGTCAACAACGCAGCCATGCTGCTGATGCCGTCGCCCACCGCGGAGGTCCCCGAGCAACAGATCCGCGATGCGTTCGCGATCAATGTGTTCGCCCCGTTCCTGTTGACCGGCGCGCTCGCGCCCGCCATGGCGCAGCGCGGCAGCGGCGTGATCGTCAACGTCGGTTCGATCAGTGGCCTGATCGGCTCGGCAAACTCGGCGCTCTACAGCGCAACCAAGGCCACCGTCCACTCGCTGACCAAGTCGTGGGCCGACGAATACGGCCCCTCCGGCGTGCGCGTCAATACCGTTGCCCCCGGACCGATCCGGACCGAACGCGACGCGGAGTTCGAAGAGCATGTGGCACCCGTGCTGGCCCGGATACCATCGCGACGAATGAGCACCGTGGCCGAGGTCGCGTCCGCCGTGGTGTTCCTGGCCAGTGACGACGCCGCCAATATCCACGGCACCACGCTGTCGATCGACGGGGGCTGGTCCGCCGTTTAG
- a CDS encoding TetR/AcrR family transcriptional regulator, producing MDPQVQKLTSKGAATRWRIIEGAAAEIRTSGVSTTTLDDIRARTQTSKSQLFHYFPGGKEQLLLAVAEHEAERVLVDQQPYLGELTSWAAWQRWRDAVVDRYRRQGQHCPLAVLMSELGRTTPAAQEVTSALIRQWHAEIASGIRAMQQGGKMAGRIDADSAAAALLAGIQGGVGILLATGDLGFLEAALDRGIAALRTET from the coding sequence ATGGACCCGCAAGTCCAAAAATTGACCAGCAAGGGGGCGGCCACTCGGTGGCGGATCATTGAGGGCGCCGCCGCCGAGATCCGCACCAGTGGGGTATCGACGACCACGCTCGATGACATCCGGGCACGCACCCAGACTTCCAAGAGCCAGCTGTTTCACTACTTTCCCGGCGGCAAGGAACAGTTGCTACTCGCCGTCGCCGAGCATGAAGCCGAGCGGGTGCTGGTCGATCAACAGCCCTACTTGGGCGAGCTCACGTCTTGGGCGGCCTGGCAGCGCTGGCGTGACGCCGTGGTCGACCGCTACCGCCGACAGGGGCAACACTGCCCGCTAGCGGTGCTGATGTCCGAACTCGGGCGTACCACGCCGGCAGCCCAGGAGGTCACCTCAGCGCTGATCCGGCAATGGCACGCCGAGATCGCGTCAGGGATCCGCGCTATGCAACAGGGCGGCAAAATGGCGGGGCGCATCGACGCCGATTCAGCGGCAGCAGCCCTGCTGGCGGGCATCCAGGGTGGCGTCGGCATCTTGCTCGCCACCGGCGATCTCGGCTTCCTGGAGGCGGCGCTGGACCGCGGCATCGCCGCGCTGCGTACCGAGACGTGA
- a CDS encoding flavin-containing monooxygenase, with product MGLVTTEEVVDVVIIGAGISGIGAAYRITERNPGTRYVILERRERIGGTWDLFRYPGVRSDSSIFTLCLPYEPWTRRERVANGDEIRDYLTDTARKHGIDDHIRFNHHVTAADWDSATDTWTVTADDNGTQRTYRGRFVFFGSGYYNYDEGYTPDFPGSETFAGTLVHPQHWPEELDYTGKKVVVIGSGATAMSLVPALAQRSGHVTLLQRTPTYLVSASMYSRFVDVVAKLLPRNLGHPIIRFVMALFEGYVWFLARKTPPLLKWILRRTAVQNLPPGYPVDTHFKPPYQPWDQRLCLIPDADLYAEISAGRVEMVTDRIDHFDATGIALQSGAHLDADIIVTATGLQLQALGGVRISLDGTEIKSTDRFVYKAHMLEDVPNLFWCVGYTNASWTLRADITARATAKLLAYMASRGYTHAYPHLGDEPMAEKSAWDIQAGYVLRAPHALPRSGTKRPWNVRQNYFADALDFRFDQITESMVFGRAGEAIPLAG from the coding sequence CTGGGGCTCGTGACTACCGAAGAGGTCGTGGACGTCGTCATCATCGGAGCCGGCATCTCCGGTATCGGCGCGGCGTACCGCATCACCGAGCGCAACCCCGGCACCCGCTACGTCATCCTGGAACGGCGTGAGCGCATCGGCGGGACGTGGGACCTGTTTCGCTATCCCGGGGTGCGCTCGGACAGCAGCATCTTCACGCTGTGCCTGCCCTATGAACCCTGGACCCGGCGCGAACGGGTCGCCAACGGCGACGAGATCCGCGACTACCTGACCGACACCGCGCGCAAGCATGGCATCGACGACCACATCCGGTTCAACCACCACGTCACCGCGGCCGACTGGGATTCGGCGACCGACACCTGGACGGTGACGGCGGACGACAACGGGACGCAGCGGACCTATCGCGGCCGGTTCGTGTTCTTCGGCTCCGGCTACTACAACTACGACGAGGGCTACACCCCGGACTTCCCGGGATCGGAGACGTTCGCGGGGACGCTGGTGCATCCCCAGCACTGGCCCGAGGAGTTGGACTACACCGGCAAGAAGGTGGTGGTGATCGGCAGCGGCGCCACCGCGATGTCACTGGTGCCGGCGTTGGCGCAGCGCTCCGGCCACGTGACCCTGCTGCAGCGCACGCCCACCTATCTGGTCTCGGCGAGCATGTACAGCCGTTTCGTCGACGTGGTCGCAAAGCTGTTGCCCCGCAATCTGGGTCACCCGATCATCCGGTTTGTGATGGCCCTGTTCGAGGGCTACGTCTGGTTCCTGGCCCGCAAGACTCCCCCGCTGTTGAAGTGGATCCTGCGTCGCACGGCCGTGCAGAATCTGCCGCCGGGCTATCCGGTGGACACGCACTTCAAGCCGCCGTATCAACCGTGGGACCAGCGCCTGTGTTTGATTCCCGATGCCGATCTGTACGCCGAGATCAGTGCCGGGCGAGTCGAGATGGTCACCGACCGGATCGACCACTTCGACGCCACCGGGATCGCCTTGCAGTCCGGGGCGCATCTGGATGCCGACATCATCGTCACCGCCACCGGTTTGCAGTTGCAGGCGCTCGGCGGGGTGCGGATCAGCTTGGACGGCACCGAGATCAAGTCCACCGACCGATTCGTCTACAAGGCGCACATGCTCGAAGACGTGCCGAACCTGTTCTGGTGCGTCGGCTACACCAACGCCTCCTGGACGCTGCGTGCCGACATCACGGCCCGGGCAACCGCCAAACTGCTGGCGTACATGGCTTCTCGCGGCTACACCCACGCCTACCCGCACCTCGGCGACGAGCCGATGGCCGAGAAGTCGGCGTGGGACATCCAGGCCGGTTACGTGCTGCGCGCGCCGCATGCACTCCCGCGCTCGGGCACCAAGCGGCCGTGGAATGTGCGGCAGAACTACTTCGCCGACGCCCTGGACTTCCGGTTCGACCAGATCACCGAATCAATGGTGTTCGGGCGGGCCGGGGAGGCGATCCCGCTGGCCGGATAG
- a CDS encoding YajQ family cyclic di-GMP-binding protein produces the protein MADSSFDIVSKVDRQEVDNALNQAAKELATRFDFRGTDTTIAWKGEENIELVSSTEERVKAAVDVFKEKLIRRDISMKAFDAGDPQPSGKTYKVSGSLKQGIDAEHAKKINKLIRDEGPKGVKSQVQGDEIRVSSKKRDDLQAVISLLKGADLDVALQFVNYR, from the coding sequence GTGGCGGACTCATCGTTCGACATCGTCAGCAAGGTCGACCGGCAGGAGGTCGACAACGCCTTGAACCAGGCCGCCAAGGAGCTGGCCACCCGGTTCGACTTCCGCGGCACCGACACCACCATCGCCTGGAAGGGCGAGGAGAACATCGAGCTGGTCAGCTCCACCGAGGAGCGGGTCAAAGCCGCCGTCGACGTGTTCAAGGAGAAACTGATCCGCCGCGACATCTCCATGAAGGCATTCGACGCCGGGGACCCGCAGCCGTCGGGCAAGACCTACAAGGTCAGCGGCAGCCTCAAGCAGGGCATCGACGCCGAGCACGCCAAGAAGATCAACAAGCTGATCCGCGACGAGGGCCCCAAGGGCGTCAAGTCGCAGGTGCAGGGTGACGAGATCCGGGTGTCGTCGAAGAAGCGCGACGACCTGCAGGCCGTGATCTCACTGCTCAAGGGCGCCGACCTGGACGTGGCCTTGCAGTTCGTGAACTACCGGTAA
- a CDS encoding isopenicillin N synthase family dioxygenase: MLPVLDLADAETDTAAFRLALREATHTCGFFYLTGHGIPDEQTAEILTLARQFFELPEAEKNQISQLKSPHFRGYSRLGGELTNGRVDWREQIDIGPERPVIPEAAGYWHLQGPNLWPARPASFRSAFEAWDRSLSAVGLQLLRHWAASLGAAEDLFDDAFAASPATLIKVVRYPASPQAGQGVGAHKDSGVLTLLLVEPDSEGLQVESSPGEWVDVPPMAGAFIVNIGELLEVATDGYLRATRHRVRSPQPGTDRISIPYFLNPALDATVPRITLPAELAALARGVEADPDNPIFDTYGCNAWKSRTRAHPDVAELHHGIRPASSP, encoded by the coding sequence ATGCTGCCCGTGCTGGACCTGGCCGACGCCGAGACCGACACTGCGGCTTTCCGTCTGGCGTTACGCGAGGCCACGCACACTTGCGGCTTCTTCTACCTCACCGGCCACGGCATACCCGACGAGCAGACCGCCGAGATCCTCACGCTGGCCCGGCAGTTCTTCGAGCTGCCCGAGGCGGAGAAGAACCAGATCAGCCAGTTGAAAAGCCCGCATTTCCGGGGCTATTCACGTCTGGGCGGAGAGCTGACGAACGGGCGCGTGGACTGGCGCGAGCAGATCGACATCGGTCCTGAGCGTCCCGTAATACCCGAAGCGGCGGGGTACTGGCACCTACAGGGCCCGAACCTGTGGCCCGCGCGGCCCGCATCCTTTCGTTCAGCGTTCGAAGCGTGGGACCGGTCGCTGTCTGCGGTGGGCCTACAACTGCTCCGGCACTGGGCGGCGTCGTTGGGCGCCGCCGAAGACCTGTTCGACGACGCATTCGCCGCATCGCCGGCGACGCTAATCAAGGTCGTCCGCTATCCGGCAAGCCCGCAGGCCGGCCAAGGGGTCGGTGCCCACAAGGATTCCGGCGTGTTGACGCTGCTGCTCGTCGAGCCGGATTCCGAAGGACTCCAAGTGGAAAGCTCACCCGGCGAGTGGGTCGACGTTCCGCCCATGGCCGGTGCGTTCATCGTCAACATCGGTGAACTGCTCGAAGTCGCGACCGACGGCTATCTGCGGGCCACGCGTCACCGGGTGCGCTCGCCGCAGCCCGGCACCGACCGGATATCTATCCCGTACTTTCTCAACCCGGCACTGGATGCCACCGTCCCGCGCATCACCCTGCCGGCCGAGCTGGCCGCCCTGGCCCGGGGTGTGGAGGCCGATCCGGACAACCCCATCTTCGACACCTACGGTTGCAACGCGTGGAAATCCCGCACCCGGGCCCACCCCGACGTCGCGGAACTGCACCACGGGATTCGACCGGCCAGTTCTCCGTGA
- a CDS encoding pyridoxamine 5'-phosphate oxidase family protein, producing MPKPLTEPERQQFLADKHIAVLSVAATDGRPPASVPIWYDYTPGGDILVNTGAGRRKAKLIEQAGAVTLVVQREELPYQYVIVEGTVVNAATPAPLQQREAIAVRYLGQEGGRAFAANMDGASSVLFTIRPDRWLTADYSGDL from the coding sequence ATGCCCAAACCCCTTACCGAGCCCGAGCGTCAGCAGTTTCTCGCCGATAAGCACATCGCAGTGTTGTCCGTCGCCGCCACCGATGGCCGCCCGCCGGCCAGTGTCCCGATTTGGTACGACTACACCCCCGGCGGCGACATCCTGGTCAATACCGGTGCCGGCCGGCGGAAGGCCAAGCTCATCGAACAGGCCGGTGCGGTGACGCTGGTGGTCCAGCGCGAAGAGCTGCCCTACCAATATGTGATCGTCGAAGGCACCGTGGTCAACGCGGCCACGCCGGCCCCGCTGCAGCAGCGCGAGGCCATCGCGGTCCGCTACCTGGGCCAAGAAGGCGGCCGGGCATTCGCCGCCAACATGGACGGCGCATCTAGCGTGCTGTTCACCATCCGGCCCGACCGCTGGCTGACCGCCGATTACTCCGGCGACCTGTAG
- a CDS encoding amidohydrolase, giving the protein MPVADLVVIGTVLTVNDAQPTAEALAVTDGRIVAVGDRKDVDALIGPETRVLDIGDGCLLPGFVEAHGHPLMEAAVLSDRILDVRPVVFTDADTVVALIHQEVAARGTDGAYAIGWDALLQPGLPEPTLAWLDAVAPEHPLVILHNSGHKAYFNSAAARHAGLTRDTPDPVGAKYGRDAAGELDGTAEETAALMPLMGEAMLPGDYPAMLRAECARLNRAGLTTISEMAFSPRFRPLVDHLRNELTVRLRTYEISNPELHTDASPGDGDDMARQIGIKIWVDGSPWIGNIDLSFPYLDTDATRTIGVEPGSCGHANYTGEQLTRIVEAYFPHGWQMACHVHGDNGVDTILDVYEEVLRRHPRPDHRLRLEHVGAIRPEQLRRAAALGVTCSLFVDHLHYWGDVLVDGLFGEEHGARWMPAASAVATGMRISLHNDAPVTPEEPLRNISVAATRIAPSGRVLAPDERLTVEQAIRAQTLDAAWQLFADDVTGSLEVGKYADLVVLSADPRTVAPEAIADLEVRATFLAGRQVV; this is encoded by the coding sequence ATGCCCGTAGCGGATCTCGTTGTCATCGGTACGGTGCTCACGGTCAATGACGCGCAACCGACTGCCGAGGCGCTAGCTGTCACCGATGGGCGCATCGTCGCGGTCGGCGACCGCAAGGACGTCGACGCGCTCATCGGCCCCGAAACCCGGGTGCTCGACATCGGCGACGGTTGCCTATTGCCCGGCTTCGTCGAGGCGCACGGCCACCCGCTGATGGAGGCTGCGGTGCTCTCCGACCGGATCCTTGATGTCCGCCCGGTCGTCTTCACCGACGCCGACACCGTCGTGGCCCTGATCCACCAAGAGGTAGCCGCGCGCGGCACTGACGGCGCCTACGCGATCGGCTGGGACGCGCTACTGCAGCCCGGGCTTCCCGAACCCACGCTGGCTTGGCTGGACGCCGTCGCCCCGGAGCACCCCCTGGTGATCCTGCACAACTCCGGGCACAAGGCGTACTTCAACAGTGCGGCCGCCCGCCACGCCGGCCTGACCCGCGACACCCCCGACCCGGTCGGCGCGAAATACGGCCGCGACGCCGCCGGCGAACTGGACGGCACCGCCGAGGAGACCGCCGCGCTCATGCCGCTGATGGGCGAGGCGATGCTGCCCGGCGACTATCCGGCGATGCTGCGCGCCGAATGTGCGCGGCTCAATCGCGCCGGGCTGACGACCATTTCGGAGATGGCCTTCTCGCCGCGGTTTCGGCCGCTGGTTGACCATCTGCGCAATGAGCTGACCGTGCGACTGCGCACCTACGAGATCTCCAACCCGGAGTTGCACACCGACGCGTCGCCGGGGGACGGCGACGACATGGCGCGCCAGATCGGTATCAAGATCTGGGTGGACGGCTCACCGTGGATCGGCAACATCGACCTGTCGTTTCCGTACCTGGACACCGACGCCACCCGCACCATCGGCGTCGAACCCGGTTCGTGCGGGCACGCCAACTACACCGGCGAACAACTGACCCGCATCGTCGAGGCGTACTTTCCGCACGGCTGGCAGATGGCCTGCCACGTGCACGGTGACAACGGGGTCGACACCATCCTCGACGTCTACGAGGAGGTGTTGCGCCGACACCCGCGCCCCGATCACCGGTTGCGCCTCGAACACGTCGGCGCCATCCGCCCCGAGCAACTGCGCCGAGCTGCCGCGCTGGGCGTGACCTGCAGCCTGTTCGTCGACCATCTGCACTACTGGGGTGATGTTCTGGTCGACGGACTGTTCGGCGAGGAACACGGCGCACGGTGGATGCCGGCGGCATCCGCCGTCGCGACGGGCATGCGCATCTCACTGCACAACGACGCGCCGGTCACCCCCGAAGAGCCGTTGCGCAACATCAGCGTCGCCGCCACCCGGATTGCGCCCAGCGGGCGGGTACTGGCGCCCGACGAGCGGCTCACCGTCGAGCAGGCGATTCGGGCGCAAACCCTCGATGCGGCCTGGCAGCTGTTCGCCGACGACGTGACCGGCTCCCTCGAGGTGGGCAAGTACGCCGACCTGGTGGTGTTGTCCGCCGACCCCCGCACCGTCGCCCCGGAAGCGATCGCCGATCTTGAGGTGCGCGCCACCTTCCTGGCCGGCCGCCAGGTGGTCTGA
- a CDS encoding class I SAM-dependent methyltransferase, whose amino-acid sequence MSLPMPDRKTADLPGHWLFARLGKRVLRPGGLELTHRMLADAQLAGADVVELAPGMGRTARDILQNSPGTYTGVEADENAAGVVRSVVGERGRVVTGEASKTGLDADSADVVIGEAMLTMQTNAHKAEIIGEAYRVLRPGGRYAIHEMVLQPIDVPEAVKDEVRTALARSIKVNARPLTAAEWTELLTDAGFTVEKISYAPMALLEPHRLIADEGLVGALRFVFNVLRDADARARVLNMRATFRRHRNNMAAIEVIAAKPA is encoded by the coding sequence ATGAGCCTGCCGATGCCCGACCGCAAAACCGCTGATCTGCCCGGCCACTGGCTGTTCGCCCGTCTCGGCAAACGCGTGCTGCGGCCCGGCGGGCTGGAACTGACCCACCGGATGCTGGCCGATGCGCAGCTGGCCGGCGCCGACGTCGTAGAACTCGCACCCGGCATGGGGCGCACCGCGAGGGACATCCTGCAGAACAGCCCCGGCACCTACACCGGCGTGGAGGCCGATGAGAACGCCGCCGGCGTGGTCCGCTCGGTGGTCGGCGAACGGGGACGAGTGGTCACCGGCGAGGCATCGAAGACCGGCCTGGACGCCGACAGCGCCGACGTCGTCATCGGCGAAGCGATGCTGACCATGCAGACCAACGCGCACAAGGCCGAGATCATCGGGGAGGCCTACCGAGTGCTGCGCCCCGGTGGCCGCTACGCCATTCACGAGATGGTCCTGCAGCCCATCGACGTGCCCGAGGCCGTCAAGGACGAGGTCCGCACCGCGCTGGCCCGCTCCATCAAGGTCAACGCCCGCCCGCTGACCGCCGCGGAGTGGACCGAACTGCTCACCGACGCCGGCTTCACCGTGGAGAAGATCTCGTATGCACCGATGGCACTGTTGGAACCCCACCGGCTGATCGCCGACGAGGGCCTGGTCGGGGCGCTGCGCTTTGTGTTCAACGTGCTGCGCGATGCCGACGCGCGGGCCCGGGTGCTCAACATGCGCGCGACGTTCCGCCGCCACCGCAACAACATGGCGGCCATCGAGGTGATTGCTGCCAAGCCCGCCTGA